The genomic segment AGGAAACCCACGAGCCTGTGCCATACCTGGAAGCACTGCCAAATGATCTGAGCAACCAGCCAGTATTCCTGGTTGATCCAATGCTGGCCACCGGCGGATCCCTGCTGCACGCCATCCGTTTGCTTGCTGCGCGCGGAGCTACCGATATCACCGCAATCTGCATGGTTTCTGCACAGCCTGGCGTAGACGCTTTGGAGCGCTCCGGTCTGCCAGTACGCCTGGTTACAGCAACAATTGATCCAGAGCTCAACGAAGACGCCTACATCGTTCCAGGTCTTGGAGATGCCGGCGATCGCCTCTACGGTCCACGTAACATCGACCTCTAAGGTAAAATTCTTGCCCACTATAGTGGGCGGTGGTTGGGCAAATTCATCGGCACAGTTGTCTGTGTGTCGAAGAGAATGTCGGATAAGCGCTGGTCAAGTTTCGGCCACGCTTTTTCGACCCGCCTGAAAAAACTCCGCACCCTGCGTGGTTTAAGCCAAGAAGAACTTTCCGATATCTCAGGCATCTCTCGAAACACCATCTCAAATTACGAACGCAACGAGAACAACAGCGGAAAATCAGTAGATCCAAAGCTCTCCAATATCTACAGGCTCGCGCAGGCGCTCGACGTGCCACCCATGGCGTTGCTGCCCGCCGGATCTGAGTCAGTCGCTGAAATCTGCGTTGATAAAACCGTTGCG from the Corynebacterium crudilactis genome contains:
- the upp gene encoding uracil phosphoribosyltransferase, which codes for MDITIVNHPLVASRLTLLRDERSDNAAFRAAANDLGAMLIYEASRDLEIEHFDTKTPVAIAEGTRLKQPPIIVPIIRAGLGMIDPALSMIPDAQVGFIGLARDEETHEPVPYLEALPNDLSNQPVFLVDPMLATGGSLLHAIRLLAARGATDITAICMVSAQPGVDALERSGLPVRLVTATIDPELNEDAYIVPGLGDAGDRLYGPRNIDL
- a CDS encoding helix-turn-helix domain-containing protein; the protein is MSKRMSDKRWSSFGHAFSTRLKKLRTLRGLSQEELSDISGISRNTISNYERNENNSGKSVDPKLSNIYRLAQALDVPPMALLPAGSESVAEICVDKTVAIDVRWPSEKDPLLFDADLRLTRHREEPGN